Proteins from a genomic interval of Musa acuminata AAA Group cultivar baxijiao chromosome BXJ1-9, Cavendish_Baxijiao_AAA, whole genome shotgun sequence:
- the LOC135592978 gene encoding outer envelope pore protein 16-3, chloroplastic/mitochondrial-like, whose protein sequence is MDQLDMGYLEDEDSPVMKTFKAATTGLAAGTIWGTIVATWHDVPRVERNVALPGLIRTLKLCGNYGLTFAAVGGLYIGVEQLVQKQRMKRDFINGAVGAFVAGATVYGFRGRSIQTALTGGSALAFTSAVLDIGGRTTRIDNGKVYAPVTIEKRPADS, encoded by the exons ATGGATCAATTGGACATGGGATATCTGGAGGACGAGGATTCTCCAGTCATGAAGACGTTTAAGGCTGCGACGACGGGATTAGCGGCAGGGACCATTTGGGGCACCATTGTTGCTACTTGGCATGATGTGCCTCGTGTCGAGAGGAACGTTGCTCTTCCGGGGTTGATAAGAACATTGAAGCTGTGCGGGAACTATGGGCTCACCTTTGCTGCCGTCGGTGGACTGTACATCGGTGTGGAGCAGTTGGTGCAAAAGCAAAGGATGAAGAGGGATTTCATAAATGGTGCTGTGGGCGCTTTTGTTGCTGGAGCAACTGTTTATGGTTTTAGAG GCAGGAGCATTCAAACAGCTCTCACTGGGGGATCAGCTCTTGCATTTACTTCTGCTGTTCTGGACATCGGAGGGCGCACGACAAGAATCGATAACGGGAAGGTGTATGCCCCGGTTACTATCGAGAAAAGACCTGCTGATAGCTAA